In Rhodospirillaceae bacterium, a single genomic region encodes these proteins:
- a CDS encoding 50S ribosomal protein L11 methyltransferase, giving the protein MAPPACWRIDVIVPTSQAEAFEEVLEPHCAVISSFLIPPDDALSRLQGISEAALDEAAIASGLAAVASGLNVEFSDFQITAMEAQDWVAENLAGFPSLQVGRYFMYGSHIQESVPGGAVGIKLDAGPAFGTGEHATTEGCLAAFDQLAKEGKKFRRILDMGCGSGILSLAAAKTWQTGIIACDIDPGAVRVACENARQNSVGGFIYAQAGDGYRTPLVQTQGPYDLIVSNILANPLCQMARDLRRYLDVGGMAVLSGFLVHDARRVAQHHVAAGLKLRRKIVVDGWTTLIMYR; this is encoded by the coding sequence ATGGCGCCCCCTGCATGTTGGCGCATTGATGTCATTGTCCCGACGTCGCAGGCAGAGGCATTTGAAGAAGTTTTAGAACCCCATTGCGCCGTTATCTCATCTTTTTTAATTCCACCCGACGATGCTCTGTCCCGGCTGCAAGGGATATCAGAGGCTGCCCTTGATGAGGCCGCGATTGCATCAGGGTTGGCGGCGGTGGCCTCCGGTCTCAATGTAGAATTTTCTGACTTCCAAATTACGGCGATGGAGGCTCAGGATTGGGTTGCGGAAAACCTAGCTGGTTTTCCCTCGCTCCAAGTCGGCCGCTACTTTATGTATGGCTCGCACATTCAAGAAAGTGTTCCGGGGGGCGCTGTCGGGATCAAGTTGGATGCGGGACCCGCCTTTGGCACCGGCGAGCACGCGACGACGGAGGGATGTCTTGCCGCCTTTGATCAACTTGCGAAAGAAGGAAAAAAGTTCAGGCGTATTCTCGACATGGGCTGCGGATCAGGAATTCTTTCGTTAGCGGCGGCAAAGACTTGGCAGACGGGGATTATTGCCTGCGACATTGATCCTGGTGCGGTTCGCGTGGCGTGTGAGAACGCCCGACAAAATAGCGTTGGAGGTTTTATCTATGCCCAGGCTGGCGACGGATACAGAACGCCTCTGGTTCAAACTCAAGGGCCTTATGACCTGATCGTTTCGAATATCCTCGCCAATCCCTTATGCCAAATGGCGCGCGACCTTCGGCGTTATTTGGACGTTGGAGGCATGGCGGTTCTGTCGGGGTTTTTGGTGCATGATGCCCGCCGGGTTGCACAACATCATGTGGCAGCAGGGCTAAAACTGAGGCGGAAGATCGTCGTCGATGGGTGGACGACACTGATTATGTACCGATAA
- a CDS encoding chloride channel protein: MRNDQLILSVLALVVGVVGGGAVIVFREGIDLIQGLAFGSDSKELFFHARNLPWWHLLLIPTLGGFLVGLLVHLLMPGGRPHGVSDVIEASALRAGRMSARTGMSAALISAVSIGAGASVGREGPAIHLVASIGSSISRKLHLTRSLTRTLLGCGVAAAVAGSFNAPIAGALFAGEVVIGHYALKSFAPVVMASVAGTAVSRSYFGDFPAFLISEHNIASFWELLSFSGLGVVAGIVAIIFLRAIIVADNASQRIPAPVYIRTTVGGLIVGLIAIAFPHVLGVGYGVNDAALAVSFSLGLLIAVAIMKIIATAVSIGFGFGGGVFSPSLVIGATIGGAYGVLVGQMLPGFTSDPAAYSLVGMGAITAAVLGAPLSTTLIIFEMTGDYALTLAVMVAVVISSVIAQQFHGRTVFSWQLENRGLNLSEGLETALLQALTVAGVMSQESERAMPSTGLQNLRGLLQNSTHGRVFVVQETGELVGTVTLAGMSEVAFDHGVDDLICAGDVADLHPPVLARSEDLEATLKMMRDTGEEHIAVVEDLESMKFLGCVHERDVMSAYNTVLLESRREERGD, encoded by the coding sequence GTGCGGAACGATCAATTGATCCTTTCGGTATTGGCGCTTGTCGTCGGTGTCGTTGGTGGTGGTGCCGTCATCGTATTCCGCGAAGGCATTGATTTGATCCAAGGCTTGGCGTTTGGCTCCGACAGCAAAGAATTATTTTTTCACGCACGAAATTTGCCGTGGTGGCATTTGTTGCTGATCCCAACATTGGGCGGTTTTTTGGTTGGGTTGTTGGTACATCTCCTGATGCCGGGCGGGCGACCGCATGGGGTTTCGGATGTGATAGAGGCGAGCGCACTTCGCGCCGGTCGGATGTCCGCGCGGACCGGAATGAGTGCTGCGTTAATAAGTGCAGTCTCCATCGGTGCGGGTGCGTCTGTAGGACGCGAAGGACCGGCCATTCATTTGGTCGCCTCAATCGGGTCGTCCATTTCACGAAAATTGCATCTCACGCGGTCGCTGACACGAACGTTGCTCGGGTGTGGTGTCGCAGCGGCGGTGGCTGGGTCGTTCAACGCACCAATTGCGGGCGCGCTTTTTGCCGGCGAAGTGGTGATCGGACACTATGCGTTAAAATCATTTGCGCCGGTGGTCATGGCGAGTGTGGCCGGAACCGCAGTTTCCAGGTCTTACTTTGGCGACTTCCCGGCATTTTTAATTTCCGAACACAATATTGCGTCCTTTTGGGAATTGCTCTCGTTTTCAGGCCTAGGCGTCGTTGCTGGAATTGTAGCAATTATCTTCCTGCGGGCGATCATTGTCGCCGATAATGCCAGCCAAAGAATTCCCGCGCCGGTTTATATCCGAACAACCGTAGGGGGTCTCATTGTTGGTTTAATCGCCATCGCATTTCCCCATGTCCTAGGCGTTGGCTACGGGGTCAATGATGCAGCGCTCGCCGTATCGTTTTCGCTTGGTCTTTTGATTGCCGTGGCAATTATGAAAATTATTGCGACGGCAGTGAGCATAGGATTTGGTTTTGGTGGGGGCGTTTTCAGTCCGTCGCTGGTGATAGGTGCCACCATCGGTGGGGCCTATGGTGTACTGGTAGGGCAAATGTTGCCAGGGTTTACGTCAGACCCGGCGGCTTATTCCCTGGTTGGTATGGGCGCGATTACCGCTGCGGTGTTGGGTGCTCCCTTATCGACCACACTCATAATTTTTGAAATGACAGGTGATTACGCACTGACGTTGGCGGTTATGGTGGCCGTGGTAATCTCATCGGTAATTGCACAACAGTTCCATGGCCGCACAGTGTTTTCTTGGCAATTGGAGAACCGAGGTCTGAACCTGAGTGAAGGCTTGGAGACAGCGCTTTTACAAGCGCTGACAGTTGCCGGTGTAATGTCTCAGGAAAGTGAGCGGGCGATGCCGAGTACAGGGCTGCAGAACCTGAGAGGCTTGTTGCAAAATTCAACCCATGGCCGGGTCTTTGTGGTGCAAGAAACCGGTGAACTGGTCGGGACCGTCACTTTGGCCGGCATGAGTGAGGTTGCCTTCGATCACGGGGTGGATGATCTGATTTGTGCAGGTGACGTCGCTGATTTGCATCCACCGGTTTTGGCCCGGAGCGAAGATCTCGAAGCGACACTCAAAATGATGCGCGACACCGGTGAAGAACACATCGCCGTTGTTGAGGACCTGGAATCGATGAAATTCCTGGGCTGTGTGCACGAACGTGACGTAATGTCAGCCTACAACACAGTGCTTCTGGAAAGCCGCCGCGAGGAACGCGGGGATTAA
- a CDS encoding UvrD-helicase domain-containing protein, translating into MSDPFDLTEPSLPPAATPAVMHLENLNETQLEAVEAIDGPVLVLAGAGTGKTRVLTTRLAHILLQGKASPWEILAVTFTNRAAREMQHRVSSLTHRPVDGWWVGTFHSVAARILRSHAEGVGLRPNFTILDTDDQLRLIKQHLEARHIDPKKWPARRILGVIERWKDRGLTPDRVSAAEGSDVVEGQVLEIYGEYQARLRTLNAADFGDLLLHCLTLFQTDPEILKSYQSKFRYVMVDEYQDTNVAQYLWMRLLGGGYKNVCCVGDDDQSIYSWRGAEVGNILRFEDDFPGAKIVRLERNYRSTPHILAAASGLISYNEGRLGKTLWTDLNDGELVRVRGVWDGEEEARVTGEDIEAYQTKGQSLNEMAVLVRAGFQTREFEERLITLGVPYRVVGGPRFYERREIRDAVAYLRVISQPADDLAFERIVNVPKRGLGQATLQTIHQLGRAEQVPLVEAVRSLVETDELKPKQKSTLTGLVQDFDRWRDLSSSMPPSELAGLVLDESDYTGMWKRDKSIEAPGRLDNLKELIVALEDFETLTEFLEHVSLVMENDESNAEEKVTLMTLHSAKGLEFETVFLPGWEEGLFPHQRSLEDTGGGGLEEERRLAYVGLTRARQRAIVSYAANRRVYGKWQSAIPSRFVGELPDDHIESVNSMDTFGSGPWGETRGGGAGRLRETKRFGNSRSGAPLIEDTNWKTQTLAGTASTFTIGQRIFHQKFGYGIVRATDGNKLEISFEKAGTKKVIDSFVESA; encoded by the coding sequence ATGTCCGATCCATTTGACCTCACTGAACCGTCTCTGCCACCTGCTGCAACTCCTGCGGTGATGCACTTGGAGAATCTAAACGAAACCCAGTTGGAAGCGGTTGAGGCAATCGACGGACCGGTCTTGGTGCTGGCGGGCGCGGGTACTGGAAAGACCCGGGTGCTGACCACGCGCTTGGCGCATATCCTGTTACAAGGCAAGGCGAGCCCTTGGGAGATTCTTGCGGTGACCTTCACCAACCGCGCCGCCCGGGAAATGCAGCATCGCGTATCGTCCCTGACACATCGCCCGGTTGATGGTTGGTGGGTCGGAACCTTTCATTCGGTAGCAGCGCGCATTCTCAGGTCCCACGCTGAAGGGGTTGGGCTCAGACCAAATTTCACGATCTTAGATACCGACGATCAGCTGCGTCTGATTAAACAGCATCTGGAAGCCAGGCACATCGATCCAAAAAAATGGCCGGCGCGGCGAATCTTGGGTGTGATTGAACGCTGGAAGGACCGGGGCCTGACGCCGGATCGGGTTTCTGCCGCCGAGGGCTCAGACGTTGTCGAAGGCCAGGTGCTGGAAATTTATGGCGAGTATCAGGCCAGACTCCGCACCTTAAACGCGGCCGACTTCGGCGATCTGCTGCTGCACTGCCTGACGTTGTTCCAGACCGACCCTGAAATTTTGAAGTCTTATCAAAGCAAGTTTCGCTACGTCATGGTGGATGAATACCAAGACACCAATGTTGCACAATACCTTTGGATGCGTCTCTTAGGTGGCGGGTATAAAAACGTCTGCTGTGTCGGTGATGATGATCAGTCGATTTATTCATGGCGAGGGGCTGAGGTCGGTAATATCTTGCGCTTCGAAGATGATTTTCCCGGTGCAAAGATCGTTCGCTTGGAACGGAATTACCGCTCGACCCCGCATATCCTAGCAGCGGCATCTGGCTTGATTTCCTACAACGAAGGGAGGCTCGGCAAGACTCTCTGGACTGATCTCAATGACGGTGAATTGGTGCGGGTTCGTGGCGTTTGGGATGGCGAGGAAGAGGCCCGCGTTACAGGTGAAGACATCGAAGCCTATCAGACCAAAGGGCAGTCCTTAAACGAAATGGCGGTCTTGGTTCGGGCTGGGTTCCAAACCCGTGAATTTGAAGAACGCTTGATCACCTTAGGCGTTCCGTACCGAGTCGTTGGTGGCCCGCGGTTTTATGAACGCCGCGAAATCAGAGACGCGGTTGCCTACCTGCGGGTTATTTCCCAGCCTGCAGATGATCTCGCGTTCGAGCGCATTGTGAATGTTCCGAAGCGGGGGCTGGGCCAAGCCACCCTGCAAACAATTCATCAACTAGGCCGTGCGGAACAGGTGCCTTTGGTCGAAGCTGTTCGAAGCTTGGTCGAGACCGATGAACTTAAGCCGAAGCAGAAATCTACTCTTACGGGCCTGGTCCAGGACTTTGACCGGTGGCGTGATCTTAGTTCCAGTATGCCGCCGTCAGAATTGGCAGGATTGGTCCTGGATGAGTCTGATTACACCGGGATGTGGAAGCGGGATAAATCGATTGAGGCCCCGGGGCGCTTGGATAACCTCAAGGAACTGATCGTCGCGCTGGAAGATTTCGAAACCCTGACCGAATTTTTGGAACACGTCAGCCTGGTTATGGAAAACGACGAATCCAATGCCGAGGAAAAAGTCACTCTGATGACATTGCACAGCGCCAAGGGGTTGGAGTTCGAAACAGTCTTCTTGCCGGGCTGGGAAGAGGGCCTGTTTCCTCATCAGCGATCTCTGGAGGACACCGGCGGCGGCGGATTGGAAGAAGAACGCCGCCTCGCCTATGTGGGCCTAACCCGGGCCCGGCAACGTGCGATTGTATCTTATGCAGCCAATCGCCGGGTCTATGGAAAATGGCAAAGCGCGATCCCGTCTCGTTTCGTCGGCGAATTGCCGGATGATCATATTGAATCAGTTAACTCCATGGACACATTTGGCAGTGGCCCCTGGGGTGAGACGAGGGGGGGTGGGGCTGGACGGCTTCGCGAAACCAAGCGATTTGGGAATTCGCGGTCTGGCGCACCGTTGATCGAAGACACCAATTGGAAGACGCAAACACTGGCTGGAACGGCCTCGACCTTCACCATTGGCCAACGCATATTTCACCAAAAGTTTGGTTACGGGATCGTGCGCGCCACCGATGGCAACAAGTTGGAAATCTCATTTGAAAAAGCCGGGACTAAGAAAGTCATCGATAGTTTTGTCGAGTCTGCCTGA
- a CDS encoding serine protease gives MRLLSPRIRAFHVFSSVLAIVLLLSGSAFAQKKQPENTPSPIDTGEILRAVVGIETTVPANTRTARALGTERNGNGIIIDNEGLVLTIGYVILEADSVNIVKPDGKKIPAKIVGYDHNTGFGLVRAIKPLNLKPIRMGKSADLFAGKRVLIVSHEGELPVMAAQVVSRRPFAGYWEYLLDSAIYTIPPFPKYGGAALIGVGGRLLGVGSLVVSDAFEGPPPVPGNMFVPIDLLRPILADLLENGRSRKPSHPWLGAHTVEIDGRLRIMRITKGGPADKAGLRDGDIIMGVDGKRVKTMEKFFRLVWAKGDAGVNISLNVVKSGTAEMKIERVTIKSDDRYNWLKLKHSY, from the coding sequence ATGAGGCTCCTGTCCCCAAGAATTAGAGCATTTCATGTATTTTCAAGTGTGCTCGCGATTGTCTTACTGCTTTCCGGTTCCGCCTTTGCGCAAAAGAAACAGCCGGAAAATACGCCCAGTCCCATTGATACAGGGGAAATTCTGCGCGCGGTTGTGGGCATTGAGACAACTGTGCCGGCAAATACCCGTACTGCACGAGCCTTAGGAACAGAGCGAAACGGCAACGGCATAATCATCGACAACGAGGGTCTGGTATTGACCATCGGTTATGTAATTTTAGAAGCCGATTCGGTCAATATCGTAAAACCTGATGGCAAAAAAATTCCAGCCAAGATTGTCGGCTACGACCACAATACCGGATTTGGGCTGGTCCGCGCGATTAAGCCACTTAATCTCAAGCCGATTCGCATGGGCAAGTCTGCTGACTTATTCGCCGGAAAACGCGTCTTAATCGTCAGTCACGAAGGGGAACTGCCGGTGATGGCAGCACAGGTGGTCTCGCGTCGTCCTTTTGCGGGTTACTGGGAATACCTCCTCGATAGTGCAATCTATACGATCCCGCCTTTTCCCAAATACGGCGGTGCCGCGCTTATTGGCGTGGGAGGCCGATTGCTGGGTGTCGGGTCGTTGGTTGTCAGCGATGCCTTTGAAGGTCCACCGCCTGTTCCTGGCAATATGTTCGTCCCGATTGACCTGCTGCGCCCGATCCTAGCTGATTTGCTGGAAAATGGGCGATCCCGGAAGCCCTCGCATCCTTGGCTCGGTGCCCATACCGTCGAAATTGACGGTCGACTTAGAATCATGCGTATTACCAAAGGCGGCCCTGCGGACAAGGCCGGACTGCGCGACGGGGATATCATCATGGGTGTCGATGGAAAGCGTGTAAAAACCATGGAAAAATTTTTTCGCCTGGTCTGGGCGAAAGGTGACGCGGGGGTAAACATTTCCCTCAATGTCGTAAAGTCAGGCACTGCCGAAATGAAAATCGAGCGAGTCACCATCAAATCCGATGATCGATATAACTGGCTAAAGCTGAAACACAGTTATTAG